One genomic region from Melioribacteraceae bacterium encodes:
- a CDS encoding Wzz/FepE/Etk N-terminal domain-containing protein, producing MNDMKSHSHDQDKSKKSIKDQFDYLLISVFSGLKSLLSMKRKIMFANLIGIVIIAVYLFLIRTNNYESTITILPEYGSKTTSLSQLSSLASLAGIKVGESSPIQIYSNILLSEDVINNVVYRKYSSSEFADSVNLIEYFEIEAPDGVSESEKDRIQFYSAYQKLVNGLMSISYSSDTGILTYTVSLPEPGLSAEVANQVYMALDQYIRIQRKSYAKEQRIYLEERIRQVKDSLVTAEETLKNFREKNRTVNQSPQLLLEQSRMVRNTEILQSIYVELIKQFELAKTEEVKDTPVLNIRENARPPVEYAGPKKPILFVLFIFIFFILSLPAFYYYPIFSNYIRTIRRSIVN from the coding sequence ATGAACGATATGAAAAGCCATTCGCACGATCAAGACAAATCCAAAAAGTCAATAAAGGACCAATTTGATTATCTTCTTATAAGTGTCTTTTCGGGTTTGAAGTCTTTATTATCGATGAAAAGAAAAATTATGTTTGCGAATTTAATCGGTATTGTAATTATTGCTGTCTATCTCTTTTTAATCAGGACTAATAATTACGAGAGTACAATTACAATTTTACCTGAATACGGGAGCAAAACAACAAGTTTGAGTCAACTTAGCAGTTTAGCCTCCCTGGCCGGTATTAAGGTTGGCGAGAGCAGCCCGATACAGATTTACTCCAATATTCTGTTAAGTGAGGATGTTATAAATAATGTGGTATATCGAAAATATAGTTCTTCTGAATTTGCAGACTCTGTTAACCTTATCGAATATTTTGAGATCGAAGCACCTGACGGAGTTTCAGAATCAGAAAAAGACAGGATACAATTTTATTCTGCATACCAGAAATTAGTTAACGGTTTAATGTCGATATCATATTCAAGCGATACCGGAATTTTAACATATACAGTGTCATTACCCGAACCCGGACTTTCGGCAGAAGTTGCTAACCAGGTATATATGGCCCTTGATCAATACATAAGAATTCAAAGGAAATCCTACGCAAAAGAACAACGGATCTATCTTGAAGAGAGAATTAGACAGGTTAAAGATAGTCTGGTTACCGCAGAAGAAACATTGAAGAATTTCAGGGAAAAAAATCGTACCGTTAATCAATCCCCGCAACTGCTGCTCGAACAATCGAGAATGGTCAGGAACACAGAAATTCTGCAATCCATTTATGTCGAGTTGATAAAGCAATTTGAATTAGCGAAGACGGAAGAAGTAAAAGATACGCCGGTATTAAACATTCGGGAAAATGCCCGCCCGCCGGTTGAATATGCCGGTCCGAAAAAACCGATCTTATTTGTATTATTCATTTTCATCTTCTTTATTCTCTCTTTGCCGGCTTTTTATTATTATCCAATTTTTTCGAACTATATTCGGACTATAAGGAGATCTATAGTAAACTAA
- the cysC gene encoding adenylyl-sulfate kinase: MGNIFWHNTKITFLDRERLNNHKGACIWFTGLSGSGKSTLANELENSLNQKSLHTYLMDGDNLRSGLNKDLGFSDDDREENIRRVGEVARLFVDAGLIVITAFISPFKTDREMARRLFAGDRFFEIYVKCSLDICEERDPKGLYKKARENEIQDFTGISSKYEEPENPSLQLINEKPEDIIKNVSLVIDLLKKNGIIG; encoded by the coding sequence ATGGGAAATATATTCTGGCATAATACTAAAATCACGTTCCTGGACCGTGAAAGATTAAATAATCACAAAGGTGCTTGCATCTGGTTTACCGGTCTATCGGGCAGCGGGAAATCAACACTTGCAAACGAGCTTGAGAATTCTTTAAACCAAAAATCTCTACATACGTATCTAATGGATGGCGATAATCTCCGTTCCGGACTAAATAAGGATTTGGGATTCTCAGATGATGACCGGGAGGAAAATATCCGTCGCGTGGGAGAAGTAGCAAGGTTATTTGTTGACGCGGGATTAATTGTAATTACTGCTTTCATTTCCCCTTTTAAAACCGATAGGGAGATGGCGCGAAGATTATTTGCGGGCGACAGATTCTTCGAGATCTATGTAAAATGCTCATTAGATATTTGTGAAGAAAGGGATCCCAAAGGTTTATATAAAAAAGCGAGGGAAAATGAAATTCAGGATTTCACAGGAATCTCTTCGAAGTATGAGGAACCGGAAAATCCTTCTCTTCAGCTTATAAACGAAAAGCCTGAAGATATTATTAAAAACGTTTCACTGGTAATCGACCTGCTTAAGAAAAATGGAATTATTGGTTAA
- the cysD gene encoding sulfate adenylyltransferase subunit CysD: MDHLQQLENKSVHIFREAYANFKNLCMLWSIGKDSTVLLWLARKAFLGHVPFPLVHIDTNYKIPEMIEYRDRLALEWRLNMIYGQNKRALEDKETFPDGRIDRISCCKLLKTDALVNTLSGNWSRYKLNLETGKYEIDTNIEPYTGVIVGARADEEGSRSKERYFSPRDEISLWDVGDQPPEFWNQYKTDFAPGTHVRIHPLLDWTELNIWEYIKREKIPTVSLYYNQGDGKRYRSLGCYPCTFPIESEAKNVDEIIEELQSGKLKNIAERSGRAQDKDDGGGLETLRRNGYM, encoded by the coding sequence ATGGATCATTTACAACAGCTAGAAAATAAAAGCGTTCATATTTTTAGAGAAGCATATGCAAATTTTAAAAACCTCTGTATGCTCTGGTCCATTGGTAAAGACAGTACAGTATTGCTCTGGCTAGCCCGCAAAGCATTTTTAGGGCATGTACCTTTTCCTCTCGTGCATATCGATACCAATTATAAAATCCCTGAGATGATTGAGTATCGCGACAGGCTTGCACTGGAATGGAGACTGAATATGATTTATGGTCAGAACAAAAGAGCACTGGAGGATAAAGAAACTTTTCCGGATGGACGGATTGACCGGATTTCCTGCTGTAAATTATTGAAAACAGATGCTCTAGTTAATACCTTAAGCGGAAACTGGTCCAGGTACAAATTAAATCTGGAAACCGGAAAGTATGAAATAGATACTAATATAGAACCTTATACAGGGGTTATCGTTGGGGCGAGAGCCGACGAGGAAGGGAGCCGCTCCAAGGAAAGATACTTTTCTCCCCGCGACGAAATAAGTCTATGGGATGTTGGCGATCAGCCTCCCGAATTCTGGAACCAGTACAAAACCGATTTTGCCCCGGGTACTCATGTACGGATTCATCCTCTGCTGGATTGGACTGAACTTAATATTTGGGAGTATATAAAAAGGGAAAAGATACCAACTGTATCACTTTATTATAATCAGGGGGACGGAAAGAGATACCGCTCTCTCGGATGTTACCCATGTACTTTTCCAATTGAATCCGAAGCAAAAAATGTTGATGAGATTATTGAGGAGCTTCAAAGCGGTAAATTAAAAAACATTGCCGAACGATCAGGCCGCGCACAGGATAAAGACGACGGCGGAGGACTTGAAACATTAAGAAGAAACGGTTATATGTAA
- a CDS encoding GTP-binding protein: MTKQQMSIVIVGHVDHGKSTLIGRLLADTDSLPKGKLDQIKQFCELNSKPFEYAFLLDALKDERSQGITIDSARVFFKTKKRNYIIIDAPGHIEFLKNMVSGASRAEAAILVIDALEGIQENSRRHGYMLSMLGINQLLIAINKMDLINYDQITFNQIVKDYSSFLKDINLEPKYFIPISGTYGDNMVKLSKNLEWYNGPTLLTALDEFDKEKPDYNKPFRMPVQDVYKFTKMGDQRRIIAGTVESGTLKIGDTIVFYPSGKKSIVKSFETFNSTPPNKVSVGESVGFTLGEQIYITRGEIATKAEENKPLVSKRLRVNLFWLGKKPLIKEKEYLLKLGTSKVGVFLEEIIHVINASDLSIGMPNSQINRHDVAECIIQLNKAISFDRTEEIASTSRFVIVDEYEIAGGGIIREALEDNLTWMREKVIQRNIKWEKSHISVDQRAEKYNQKSALIIITGPKNSGKKEVAKELEEVLFRNGKFVYFISTGNILYGVDADIKSKNGNREEHIRRISEVANILLDTGLILIITAINLNMNDLDLIKTSLDNPDKTEIIWVGDEVYTDIDYEIKIPGIINVQESVTKIYKLLLDKGIILNPF; the protein is encoded by the coding sequence ATGACAAAACAGCAAATGAGTATTGTAATTGTAGGGCATGTTGATCACGGGAAGAGTACGCTTATCGGCCGGCTTTTAGCCGATACGGATTCTTTGCCGAAAGGTAAACTAGATCAGATAAAACAATTTTGCGAATTGAATTCAAAGCCATTTGAATATGCATTTCTGCTTGATGCTTTAAAGGATGAACGCTCGCAGGGGATTACAATAGATTCCGCGCGGGTATTCTTCAAAACAAAGAAAAGAAATTATATAATAATAGATGCACCGGGTCACATTGAGTTTCTTAAGAATATGGTTTCCGGTGCTTCAAGAGCCGAAGCGGCTATTCTTGTAATTGATGCTCTGGAAGGAATTCAGGAGAATTCCCGAAGGCACGGTTATATGCTCTCAATGCTTGGAATTAATCAGCTTTTGATTGCAATCAATAAGATGGATCTAATAAATTATGACCAGATTACTTTCAATCAGATTGTAAAGGATTACTCTAGTTTCTTAAAAGACATTAACCTAGAACCGAAGTACTTTATTCCTATAAGCGGTACATACGGCGACAATATGGTTAAGTTGAGTAAGAATTTAGAATGGTATAATGGTCCGACCTTGTTAACAGCGCTCGACGAATTTGACAAAGAGAAGCCTGATTATAACAAACCATTCAGAATGCCTGTGCAGGATGTCTATAAATTCACAAAAATGGGTGATCAGCGTAGAATTATTGCAGGTACAGTCGAAAGCGGCACATTAAAAATTGGCGACACCATCGTATTTTATCCGTCGGGTAAAAAGAGCATTGTAAAGTCATTTGAAACCTTCAATTCAACTCCTCCAAATAAAGTGAGTGTCGGGGAATCGGTCGGTTTTACTTTGGGTGAACAGATATATATAACCAGAGGTGAAATAGCAACTAAGGCCGAGGAAAATAAACCACTGGTTTCTAAAAGGTTAAGAGTAAATCTTTTTTGGCTGGGTAAAAAACCACTGATTAAAGAGAAGGAATATTTACTGAAGCTCGGAACATCCAAGGTTGGTGTGTTTCTGGAAGAAATTATCCATGTTATAAATGCTTCCGATCTAAGCATCGGAATGCCTAACAGCCAGATTAACAGGCACGATGTTGCCGAGTGTATCATTCAATTGAATAAGGCAATCTCCTTCGATAGAACAGAGGAAATAGCCTCAACCAGCAGATTTGTTATAGTGGATGAATACGAAATTGCCGGTGGCGGAATTATCCGGGAGGCTCTCGAGGATAATTTAACATGGATGCGGGAAAAGGTAATTCAAAGGAACATAAAATGGGAAAAGAGCCACATTTCAGTAGATCAAAGAGCTGAAAAGTATAATCAGAAATCTGCCCTCATAATTATTACCGGGCCTAAGAATTCAGGCAAAAAAGAGGTTGCAAAAGAATTGGAAGAAGTTTTATTTAGAAATGGAAAGTTCGTCTACTTTATTTCCACCGGCAACATCCTTTATGGCGTTGATGCAGATATTAAATCAAAAAATGGTAACAGAGAAGAACATATAAGAAGAATTTCTGAAGTTGCTAATATTTTACTCGATACAGGTTTGATTCTGATTATAACTGCAATAAATCTGAATATGAACGATCTGGATCTGATAAAAACATCCCTCGATAATCCGGACAAAACAGAAATAATATGGGTTGGCGATGAAGTCTATACTGATATTGATTACGAAATTAAAATACCGGGGATTATTAATGTACAGGAGTCTGTTACTAAAATTTATAAACTGTTACTCGACAAGGGAATAATTCTAAATCCATTTTAA
- a CDS encoding oligosaccharide flippase family protein, with product MDKDLVKIFGKGAVVSLIGIISGRIFHFLGFVILARTMGPGEFGVFSLNENIVSILANICTIGLDRGVIHFLNKSSNAQESSKIILKALKASMAGSFGVILFFFLNYQFNFFSILTYQDFNQYLFYFSFVIVLNSLLFIGTAITRISLSMKYTFYYQYFGQPFLFFLIILILSITKLSLWNALLGLIISLVVVLIFNFRSVSRQYSLSAAALFKKNHVKGLLQFSFVTIFASSVTLLTTRFDRILLGILRNEYDVGIYQSISQISVLMALILGAFGSIVIPMVSKYYNENNFVQIKSLLHVSTKWSFYLAIPIFILFISIPDQIIEVVFGKEYLAGSATLSLLAFAQLINAGTGPIGPTLIMTNNQKPWLKIALFSLLLNVSINYLLIPKYSYWGNGISMVITMSMLYGSGLSVLYRKYKILPYNRNFLKGITSGIITFLILWLIKNNINIQDYFKVPFLVILCYALFILFLYLLKFDKEDRILIEMISKKTGFNR from the coding sequence TTGGATAAAGATCTTGTTAAGATATTCGGCAAAGGAGCTGTTGTTTCTCTTATAGGAATTATTTCTGGAAGAATTTTTCATTTCCTAGGATTTGTGATTCTTGCACGGACAATGGGGCCGGGAGAATTCGGAGTTTTTTCACTAAATGAAAACATTGTAAGCATACTTGCAAATATCTGCACAATCGGACTCGACAGGGGCGTAATTCACTTCTTAAACAAATCTTCAAATGCTCAAGAATCTTCCAAAATAATTCTCAAAGCATTGAAAGCAAGTATGGCCGGATCTTTCGGGGTGATTCTGTTTTTCTTTCTGAATTACCAGTTCAACTTTTTTTCAATCCTTACTTACCAGGATTTTAATCAATACTTATTTTACTTCTCTTTTGTAATTGTATTGAACAGTCTTCTTTTTATTGGAACAGCCATTACCCGTATTTCATTGAGTATGAAGTACACTTTTTACTATCAGTACTTTGGACAGCCCTTTCTTTTTTTTCTGATCATTCTTATACTCAGCATTACAAAACTTTCACTCTGGAATGCGCTTCTGGGATTAATAATTTCTCTGGTTGTAGTTCTGATATTTAATTTCAGGTCTGTTTCCAGACAATATTCTTTAAGCGCTGCTGCATTATTCAAGAAAAACCATGTTAAAGGTCTTCTGCAATTTTCATTTGTAACAATATTTGCAAGTTCAGTCACACTATTAACAACCAGATTCGACAGGATCCTGCTTGGAATCCTAAGAAATGAATATGACGTCGGTATTTACCAGTCAATTTCCCAGATTTCTGTTTTAATGGCGCTTATTCTGGGCGCTTTTGGTTCAATAGTAATACCCATGGTCTCTAAATATTACAATGAAAATAACTTCGTGCAGATAAAATCGCTTTTGCATGTTTCAACAAAATGGAGTTTTTATCTGGCGATCCCCATCTTCATTTTATTCATCTCAATTCCGGATCAAATTATTGAAGTGGTATTCGGTAAGGAGTATCTCGCCGGTTCCGCCACCCTTAGCCTGCTCGCATTTGCACAACTGATTAATGCAGGAACAGGACCGATTGGGCCCACATTAATTATGACTAATAATCAAAAACCGTGGTTGAAAATTGCATTATTCAGTCTTTTATTGAATGTAAGTATTAATTATTTACTTATACCAAAATACAGTTATTGGGGAAATGGTATAAGTATGGTTATTACTATGAGTATGCTCTATGGATCCGGTTTATCAGTTCTTTACAGGAAATACAAAATTCTTCCATACAATAGAAATTTTCTGAAAGGGATAACTTCCGGAATAATTACATTTCTAATTCTATGGCTGATAAAAAATAATATAAATATCCAAGACTATTTTAAAGTGCCTTTTTTAGTTATACTTTGTTACGCTTTATTCATTTTATTCCTTTATTTGTTAAAGTTTGATAAGGAAGACCGGATATTAATTGAAATGATCAGCAAAAAAACAGGATTTAACAGGTGA
- a CDS encoding sulfotransferase encodes MKNIIFIMGAGRSGTTLLSRMLGSVNGLINVGEALKYLHNQDFQNRNIPCGCGKTIAECEYWQNVLKKLNLENISEKNRTLQAGSFIKLLLGISNNKLMEITEDYKIFFSILNNGESIIVDASKSPSIALILKKQSDYPVTILHLIRNPIDVIASWGESNDYLKKKSFTTAYLTWLSRNIRAILLKSIYPTIVIDFKDLINNPVKVFKKIGMDTKLNEIFIDQENISLSQQHSIAGNPVKLNSGFIKLRQNRKDLNRFYKFIVYITLFPLYLLIITIFRKDKSSNI; translated from the coding sequence ATGAAGAATATTATTTTTATAATGGGGGCCGGGCGAAGCGGGACAACACTTCTGTCAAGAATGTTAGGTTCTGTAAACGGTTTAATAAATGTCGGAGAAGCCCTTAAGTATTTACATAATCAAGATTTCCAAAACCGGAACATCCCTTGCGGGTGCGGCAAAACAATCGCTGAATGTGAATACTGGCAGAATGTCTTAAAAAAATTAAATTTGGAGAATATTTCTGAGAAAAACAGGACTCTGCAAGCAGGAAGTTTCATCAAACTACTTCTTGGAATAAGCAATAATAAATTGATGGAAATTACCGAGGACTATAAAATATTTTTTTCAATATTAAATAACGGTGAAAGTATTATTGTAGACGCCTCAAAATCCCCATCAATAGCATTAATTTTAAAAAAACAGAGTGACTACCCGGTTACAATTCTGCATCTCATAAGAAATCCTATCGATGTAATTGCAAGCTGGGGTGAATCGAACGACTACTTAAAGAAAAAGAGTTTCACAACAGCATATCTTACCTGGTTATCAAGAAACATAAGGGCAATCCTTTTAAAGTCAATTTATCCTACGATTGTGATAGACTTTAAAGATCTTATAAATAATCCTGTGAAAGTGTTTAAAAAAATTGGTATGGATACAAAGTTGAATGAAATATTTATCGATCAAGAAAATATAAGTCTCTCTCAACAGCATTCAATTGCCGGAAATCCTGTTAAGCTTAATTCGGGTTTTATAAAATTAAGACAGAATAGAAAGGATTTAAACCGGTTTTATAAATTCATAGTATATATTACACTATTTCCTCTCTATTTATTAATAATCACCATCTTTAGAAAAGATAAATCAAGTAACATCTAA
- a CDS encoding sulfotransferase domain-containing protein: MTKQIDFFLIGAQKCATTWIHHCLNEHPDIYIGGNKKEEFYLGGTIYNKDPFLWNTQFFSTDKNYKIIGSASVEYINDAGSLQFIKQYSLKPKFIFAIRNPVERAISAFFWKIKKNLLDQTDINNYFGLLLDEFKRKGTGLFTDDILKRGFYSDNIGDFIKLSGPENFKIVIYDEIKENPKEAISGIYKFLSVNPSFKPKNLNRHVKANNYSTFLQNIERVYINKNKLLKFVYRGLNEFFFTVKKEPAKRINKLLHEDVLNNLRLLYSEPNQRLINIIRENILLTEKQIKYLESW, encoded by the coding sequence ATGACAAAACAAATCGATTTCTTCTTAATAGGTGCTCAAAAATGCGCAACAACCTGGATTCATCATTGCCTAAACGAGCATCCTGATATTTACATAGGCGGCAATAAAAAAGAAGAATTCTACCTCGGCGGCACCATATACAATAAGGATCCTTTCTTATGGAATACCCAGTTTTTCAGTACAGATAAAAATTATAAAATAATCGGTTCGGCTTCAGTTGAATATATAAATGATGCGGGTTCATTGCAGTTCATAAAACAATACAGTTTAAAGCCCAAATTTATCTTTGCAATAAGGAATCCTGTTGAGAGGGCTATAAGCGCTTTTTTCTGGAAAATCAAGAAGAATCTTTTAGATCAAACAGACATCAACAATTACTTCGGATTATTGCTTGATGAGTTTAAGAGAAAAGGTACGGGGTTATTTACGGATGATATTCTAAAGAGAGGATTTTATTCAGATAACATCGGGGATTTTATTAAACTATCCGGTCCGGAGAATTTTAAAATTGTGATTTATGACGAGATTAAAGAAAATCCTAAAGAAGCAATTTCCGGCATTTATAAATTTTTAAGTGTTAATCCTTCTTTTAAACCGAAGAATCTAAACAGGCACGTTAAAGCCAACAACTATTCCACTTTCCTACAAAATATTGAAAGGGTATATATTAATAAAAATAAGCTGCTTAAATTTGTATACAGAGGGCTGAACGAGTTTTTCTTTACGGTAAAAAAAGAACCCGCAAAGAGAATAAATAAATTGCTGCATGAAGATGTTCTTAATAATTTGAGACTATTATATTCAGAGCCGAATCAAAGATTAATCAATATCATCAGAGAAAATATTCTACTAACAGAAAAGCAGATAAAGTACTTGGAAAGCTGGTAA
- a CDS encoding sulfotransferase, producing MIIKNPVIIIGAERSGTTLLYSLLSNHKDFYWFSQLDSIFPNSPYFTSYLRRFVHLFGKGKFISKKGTISKSKGFNTPTECIPYWRNIFGFGTEANYRIEDDCFDHNFASSSQVEAINNDIALRMRILKKSRLLLKQPGFSLKTKYFNSLFSKPLFVVIYRNFNDNLISMVNAKKASKEKFWGTKIPGWRNYLNHSHIEQGLIQISTVYRSIKEDLELIDPESERTLYVKYEELLENPHDKLFSILKFCKMDEDPVFNYGSDFYEGISLKRTGYKIDLTEKQIEIIKVTERLFNK from the coding sequence ATGATAATAAAGAATCCGGTTATTATAATTGGTGCTGAAAGATCAGGGACTACCCTTCTTTATAGTCTTCTTTCAAATCACAAAGATTTTTACTGGTTTTCGCAACTGGACTCTATTTTCCCGAATTCGCCTTATTTTACATCCTACCTTAGAAGATTTGTTCATTTATTCGGAAAGGGAAAATTCATCAGTAAAAAAGGGACCATCTCAAAATCGAAAGGATTTAACACTCCAACGGAGTGTATCCCATACTGGCGTAATATATTCGGATTCGGTACAGAAGCTAATTATAGAATAGAAGACGATTGTTTTGATCATAATTTTGCAAGTTCTTCACAGGTTGAAGCGATTAATAATGACATTGCCCTCCGGATGAGGATTTTAAAAAAATCGAGACTTCTTTTGAAACAACCCGGTTTTTCACTGAAGACAAAATATTTTAACAGTCTGTTTAGCAAGCCGCTATTTGTGGTAATATACAGGAATTTCAATGATAATTTAATTTCGATGGTCAACGCAAAAAAAGCATCCAAAGAGAAATTCTGGGGGACGAAAATTCCCGGTTGGAGAAATTATCTTAATCATTCGCATATTGAGCAGGGCTTGATACAAATTTCCACTGTATATAGAAGTATAAAAGAGGATCTGGAATTAATTGACCCTGAATCTGAGAGAACTTTATATGTTAAATATGAAGAACTTTTGGAAAACCCGCATGATAAGTTATTTTCTATATTGAAATTCTGTAAAATGGATGAAGACCCGGTATTTAATTACGGTTCAGATTTCTATGAGGGGATTTCTTTAAAAAGGACCGGATACAAAATTGATTTAACAGAGAAACAAATAGAAATTATCAAAGTCACTGAGCGTTTATTCAATAAATGA
- a CDS encoding glycosyltransferase family 4 protein: MNTKKKRIIIFAHIPPPYHGASIMQKYLVDCEWDWCYKESIVLRYSDQIHQIGSFNLKKGYLLFVTLFRIIKSRFKSRIDICYYPPALTGRLPFYRDLISILLIKMTCEQIVYHFHAGGALSFYNRISGLEKLLARRILGNVSFTIALLPQLVDELKFLNAANYVTIPNGIPDNFNKYKKSNLTEKRVRILYLGNLLKDKGIFDLLESVNILKNFSGDFVVRFVGSWESESVKKSFYSLINKYNIEALVEINPSRTDDSKYQEYADADIFCFPSFYEVENQPLVLLEAMMFSLPIITTSWRALPDIISDGEDGLLAPINSPDILAEKLFYLIGNKEERRRLGLNARKKYLNEYTIEKHLNLMERLFRSIAGEKKW; this comes from the coding sequence ATGAACACAAAGAAAAAACGGATAATTATTTTTGCCCACATTCCCCCGCCGTATCATGGTGCTTCAATTATGCAGAAGTACCTTGTAGATTGTGAATGGGATTGGTGTTATAAAGAATCGATTGTGCTCAGGTACTCCGACCAGATCCATCAAATCGGCAGTTTTAATCTGAAGAAAGGTTATTTGCTTTTCGTGACACTTTTCAGAATTATAAAAAGCAGGTTCAAATCACGAATCGATATCTGCTACTATCCCCCGGCACTTACCGGCAGGTTGCCATTCTACCGCGATCTAATAAGTATTTTATTAATTAAGATGACTTGCGAGCAGATTGTTTATCATTTTCATGCCGGAGGGGCATTAAGTTTTTATAACAGGATTTCCGGACTCGAAAAATTACTTGCCAGAAGGATATTAGGCAATGTCTCTTTTACTATTGCACTACTTCCTCAATTGGTTGATGAATTAAAATTTTTAAATGCCGCCAATTATGTAACAATACCTAATGGCATTCCTGATAATTTCAATAAATATAAAAAAAGTAATCTAACAGAAAAGAGGGTTAGGATCCTTTATTTAGGAAATCTTCTCAAAGATAAGGGAATCTTTGATCTATTGGAATCGGTTAATATTCTTAAAAATTTTTCCGGGGATTTTGTTGTCCGGTTCGTTGGAAGCTGGGAATCAGAATCTGTAAAGAAATCTTTCTATAGCTTGATTAATAAATATAACATTGAAGCTCTGGTTGAAATTAATCCATCAAGAACAGATGATTCAAAATATCAGGAATATGCTGATGCGGATATTTTCTGTTTCCCGAGTTTCTATGAAGTGGAGAATCAGCCTCTTGTATTACTGGAGGCAATGATGTTCAGTCTACCTATTATAACAACTTCTTGGCGGGCATTACCGGACATCATTTCGGATGGTGAAGATGGGCTTTTAGCCCCGATTAATTCCCCAGATATATTGGCAGAAAAATTATTTTATCTGATAGGAAATAAAGAAGAACGCCGGCGGCTGGGATTAAACGCAAGAAAAAAGTACCTCAATGAATATACAATAGAAAAGCACCTGAATCTGATGGAGAGACTGTTCAGGAGTATCGCGGGAGAAAAAAAGTGGTAA
- a CDS encoding WecB/TagA/CpsF family glycosyltransferase, whose product MVNVLDIKMFDKNLNHAIEIINEELKKDRLNRLISATGAHGIVHSNKDSEFKSILNQFFLNLPDGMPVVWVGKLKGHKRMERCCGTDFFDEMIKSTVNSGINHYFCGGKTGIPEKLKEVWIAKYGNVNIVGTYSPPFYEMSEEEILELAGDINLKRTDILWIGISTPKQEKFAYRLSRYTDVHFICTVGAAFDFHVGHVKQAPRWIQNIGMEWMFRLILEPKRLWKRYARIVPMFIIYNILEFLKGNFK is encoded by the coding sequence GTGGTAAACGTACTCGATATTAAAATGTTTGATAAAAACCTGAATCATGCAATAGAAATTATAAATGAGGAATTGAAAAAGGATCGACTGAACCGTTTGATTTCTGCAACAGGAGCTCATGGAATTGTACATTCAAACAAAGATTCTGAATTCAAATCGATACTCAATCAATTTTTTCTGAATCTGCCAGACGGTATGCCGGTTGTATGGGTGGGTAAGTTAAAAGGCCATAAAAGAATGGAAAGATGTTGCGGTACGGATTTCTTTGACGAAATGATCAAATCAACCGTAAATAGTGGTATAAATCACTATTTTTGTGGTGGGAAAACTGGAATACCGGAAAAGCTAAAAGAAGTCTGGATTGCAAAATACGGAAATGTGAATATTGTCGGCACTTATTCCCCTCCCTTTTATGAAATGAGCGAGGAAGAGATATTAGAGCTGGCCGGGGATATAAATTTAAAGAGAACAGATATTCTATGGATCGGAATAAGCACACCAAAACAGGAAAAATTCGCTTACCGCTTATCCAGATATACTGATGTCCATTTCATTTGTACTGTCGGCGCAGCATTTGATTTCCACGTAGGTCATGTAAAGCAAGCACCCAGATGGATTCAGAATATCGGCATGGAATGGATGTTCCGGTTAATTTTAGAACCGAAAAGATTATGGAAAAGATACGCGCGTATTGTTCCAATGTTTATTATCTATAACATTTTAGAATTTTTAAAGGGCAATTTCAAATAA